The following DNA comes from Oncorhynchus masou masou isolate Uvic2021 chromosome 21, UVic_Omas_1.1, whole genome shotgun sequence.
ggccagaaaaaaagccattgcttaaagaaaaaaaaaaaaagcaaacatgtttggtgttcgccaaaaggcatgtgggagacccAAAAGAAAGTACTCTGGTCAGTttagactaaaattgagctttttggtcatcaaggaaaacgctatgtctgacgcaaacccaacacctcatcaccccgagaataccatccccacagtgaagcatggtggtggcagcatcatgctgtgtggatgctTTTCATCTGTAGGGACTAGGAAACTaatcagaattgaaggaatgatggatggcactaaatacagggaaattgaGGGAAACCAGTTTGTCTCCCAGAGATTTGACTCTGCGAccgaggttcaccttccagcaggacaatgaccctaagcatagagctaaagcaacactcgagtggtttaaggggaaacatttaaatgtcttagaaTGGCCTAGTCATGGGCCAACCTcattccaattgagaatctgtggcatGACCTacagattgctgtacaccagcagaactcatccaacttgaagaagctggagcagttttgccttgaagaatgggcaacaatcccagtagctcgatgtgccaagcttatagagacataccaagagacttgcagctgtaattgctgcaaaaggtggatctacaaagtattgactctggGGGGAGAACAgctatgcacgctcaagttctgtttatTTGGgtaatatttgtttattttttattttgcatcttgaaagtggtaggcatgttgtctAAATCAAAGGAtacagcccccccaaaaaatatatattttaattccaggttgtaagacaacaaaacaggaaaaatgccaagggggaggggggggtgaatactttcgcagccactgtaaataaaggttcaataaaataaaacttTTAAAATAAATTGCTTTAGCCGACATGTTGCGGTTCATCTAATGAAGGATTGACGCGATCTATAAGCCCAGGACGATAGTAAAACGGGAAATAAGATACACTACAAGAAAGggaacacaaaaaaaaaacagaaaacgatTGCAGGTCGGAGGGCCATCAAGCGAAACAGACCAATGAAGCACGGTTAACAAgaagttaacttcttcgatatagggggcgctcttttaatttttggttaaaaaaatgttcgttttaaacaagatattttgtcacgaaaagatgctcgactatgcatataattgagagctttggaaagaaaacactgacgtttccaaaactgcaaagatatttttattttttatttattttactaggcaagtcagttaagaacaaattcgtattttcaatgacggcctaggaacagtgggttaactgcctgttcaggggcagaacgacagattttgtaccttgtcagctcagggatttgaacttgcaacctttcggttactagtccactaggctaccctgctgcctctgtgagtgccacagaactgatgctacaggcgtaTCCAATATGAATTTTCAAACatgaaatggcccagattttgagggcgctgtgttccaatgtctccttatatggctgtgaatgcgccaggaatgagcctacactgtcgtttccccaaggtgtctgcagcattgtgacgtatttgtaggcatatcattggaagattgaccataaaagactacatttaccaggtgcccgctttgtgtcctccgtcaaaattattgcgtaatctccagctgcgtgtatTTTTCAATTTTCTTCAGaggaaaaacaccttgaggattgattctaaacaacgtttgccatatttctgtcgatattatggagtttcttaggaaaaaagttcggcgttgtaatgactgaattttcgggtttttttcttagccaaacgtgaacaaaacggagcgttTTCTCCtccacaaataatctttttggaaaaactgaacatgagggtgtggaaatgttaggatAATTTTAGTCTTAGTACTGTAACCTACTCCTGACCAATCACGTTATACAGCACCACTTTCCCTGAATGTTTCATTTTTCGTTTTTCTTGGAatggaaacaccataatattaagcaacatttcttaaaatcaatcccatatactatgttcttacaaaaaaggtTTCAAAATAGTATAGCCAATATTAGActgtcaaatgcttctcaaagaagccctctggtggtcaaactagcactaactagcattaatgcaacaatggctgacacttaaataacgtgccacAGAATTCTTCGGCAGCCCGCAAGGTGTACTGCAACTTTtacaggaagaaccactgtagtcTCCACAATGACACGTTCCATGCCCTGTTTCCTTTGCGCAGATGTGTCTCCAACTGATCTGGAACAGATCTTGACACAATGTGATGGCCATACCCACCCAAGCAATCCTACAGAGTATTACATCAACAGTACAGTCAAGATAGATGCCATGTCTATCATATCAATAGGACAGAATGTTTGGAGACAATTTAGATTATTATAATTGCCTTGGGCACAAGAAGATGGGAGAATTAAGTGTTTAAAATGTAATTTAGTCAAGTCCATTTATGAGGAAATTAAGGATGACAAGGCACATGGTTTAAAAATTAGTGTGTGTATTACTCCAAAAACTCGACTGTGAGCACTCACCTCCAGTATCAAAGCCGAGGATGTGCTTGTCCAAGGCCACAGGGAGACCCTTGAGGAGACAAGGCAAAAACAGGAAGAAATACATCACGGCAATTAAAAGCAAATCCGGACACATTAAAtgccaatatactgtatgtgcggTCACTTAAAATACCATAGCCACCTAGACAACTCCAACACCACTCAACACAGGCCTTACCTATCATACTATGGGGCCGTAtgtatcaagcatctcagagtaggagtgctgatctaggatcaggtccacaTTCGATCCTATTCATTGTGATTCAAAAAGCTAAATTGATCCTGAATTAGTACTCAGATGCTTGATACATACGGGCCCTGAGCAGTAACGTGTGCTGAGAGTTCCCATGTATTATCATGTCAGATTGAGAGAATAGAAGTGTCAGACTTGGGATCAAATtacatttgttttctttcaaatacacTGTGCTTAATTGAGCTTTCCCAGTGCAAAACCTGTCCATCTGGCACACCAGGCAGGCTCAATTCAACGTAAATGAAAACAAATACTGTTTGGACCCAGGTATGAAATATTGTGGGTACTCTTTTGAATCACATTTCAAAACAACGCATTTTGATGAAGCCTAAATGTGTAGGTGGATCTCAGTCAGTCAAAGACTCAATCTTCAAAAGTAAAATCACCTCTTTAGACTGGCTGGCCTTGGCTATGGCTTCTGGAGTCAGTCTCTCTTGGATAAGGATCCTTATAGCCTGTTAGACAAGGGAAATGACCACACCATTGTTATCAAATCTGAAATCAGCACAGGTTCGTCATTTATACCCTGTTCATAAGAAATTAGTAAAGTGGCGAACTGTACTGGCTCAGATATTTTGGGTGAGTAACCAGGCCCTCGCACTACAGCTAGGCTTGGCTCAGTAGTGCAAAAAGGATATTAGTACGTCTGATATGGGTCTCGGTTGCCGCGGGTTCTCACCTTCAGCATGACCAGGTAGTCGTCGTGACGCTGGATCTTCAGCAGGCTAGCCAGGCCTAAGACACCAGCCTTAAAGTCTGGGTTGCTGCCTTGAGGAGCACACACACTTAGTCAACACAACATGGAGGCTGTTGACTCAGTTACATTCATGAAGTCAGCTGGAGTCACAACTGTCCCCGTTGGTGCGATTGTGTATGTGCGTAATATatagtatatcacaaaagtgagtacacccctcacagtttggtaaatatttgagtatatcttttcatgtgacaacactgaagaaatgacactttgctacaatgtaaagtagtgagtgtacagcttgtataagtgtaaatttgctgtcccctcaaaataactcacacagccattaatgtctaaaccgctggcaacaaaagtgagtacacccctaagtaaaaatgtccaaattgggcccaaaatGTCAATATTTTGtatggccaccatcattttccagcactgccttaacccccttgggcatggagttcaccagagcttcacaggttgccactggagtcctcttccactcctccatgacgacatcacggagctggtggatgttagagaccttgcactccttcACCTATCcttttgaggatgccccacagatgctcaatagggtttaggtctggagacatgcttggccagtccatcacctttaccctcagtttctttagcaaggcagtggtcgtcttggaggtgtgtttggggtcgttatgttgcggcccagtctccgaagggaagggatcatgctctgcttcagtatgtcacagtacatgttggcattcatggttccctcaatgaactgtagctccccagtgccggcagcactcatgcagccccagaccatgacactcccactaccatgcttgactgtaggcaagacacacttgtctttgtactcttcacctggttgccgccacacacgcttgacaccatctgaaccaaataggtttatcttggtctcatcagaccacaggacatggttccagtaatccatgtccttagtctacttgtcttcagcaaactgtttacggactttcttgtgcatcatcttgagaagaggcttccttctgggatgACAGCCATGCAggccaatttgatgcagtgtacggcgtatgatctgagcactgacaggctgacccccccaccccttcaacctcatATGTCAGCAGCACTCATATGCAGCACTCATatgtctatttcccaaagacaacctctggatgacgctgagcacgtgcactcaacttctttggtcgaccatggcgaggcctgttctgagtggaacctgtccagttaaacctctgtatggtcttggccactgTGCTGCAGCTctgtttcagggtcttggcaatcttcttatagccaggccatctttatgtagaacaacaattatttttttcagatcctcagagttctttgccatgagttTCCATGTTGagcttccagtgaccagtcagtatgagggagtgagagagcgatgacaaatttaacacacctgctccccattcacacctgagaccttaacgacactaacgagtcacatgacactGGGGACGGAAAATAGCTTATTTtaggcccaatttggacattttcacttaggggtgaactcacttttgttgccagcggtttagacattaatggctgtgtgttgagttattgaggggacagcaaatttacacaagtgtaatttcttcagtgttACATGAAAAGATAtattcaaatatttacaaaaatgtgaggggtgtactcacttttgtgatatagtGTATAAGTTAAACACACACGTCAAACATTTGTATACAcatattcattcaagggtttttgtttatttgaactattttctacattgttagacatcaaaactacaaaataaggtatgttgggtcattgtcctgttgaaaaacaaaatgatagtcccgctaagtgcaaaccagatgggatggcatatctctgcagaatgctgtggtagccatgctggtaaagtgagccttgaattctaaataaatcactgagtgtcaccagcaaagcacctagggttgcaaagggtcggaaacgtTCCGGTAAACTTCCTGGACAATTTCCATGGGACGTTAAGCCCAGGAATTTTGCTTAATTTCATCAAAAAAGTTGAGATAAACAGTCATATCCCAAATTCAACataattgcaaccctctgcatgcacagtgcattcttccatcacatgtacagctgattctcaagatcttgcacactaatgagacgctattgagcccacactactacactgtctgagccaaggacgacagctgaagttggaagttgacatacacttaggttggagtcattaaaacttgttttttcaaccactccaccaatttcttgttaacaaactatagttttggcaagtcggttaggacatctactttgtgcatgacaagtcattttcccaacaactGTTTACAAAGACAGATTGTGATTTAAGTgaaacaattccagtgggtcagaagttcgcatacactaagttgactgggcctttaaacagcctggaaaattccagaaatttaAGTCATTGCTTTAGAGGCttctgattgacatcatttgagtcaattggaggtgtacccgtggatgcatttcaaggactcccttcaaactcagtgactttttgcttgacatcatgggaaaatcaatcaGCCAAAGCCtcaaacaaaattgtagacctccacaagtctggttcatgcttgggagcaatttccaaatgcctgaaggtaccacgttcatctgtacaaacaatagtatgcaagtctaaacactatgggaccacgcagccgtcatacctctcaggaaggagacgcgttcagtctcctagaaatgaacgtattttggtgcgaaaagtgcaaatcaatcccagaacaacagcaaaggaccttgtgaagatgctggaggaaacaggtacaaaagtacctaTAAAATCtataaaactagtcctatatcgacataacctgaaaggcagctcagcaaggaagaagcccctgctccaaagccgccataaaaaagccagactacggtttgcaactgcacatggggacatagattttactttttggagaaatgtcctctggtctgatgaaacaaaaatagaactgtttggccataatgaccatcgtcatgttttggaggaaaatgggggaggcttgcaagccgaagaacaccatcccaaccatgaagcacaggggtggtagcatcatgttgtgggggtgctttgctgcaggagagactggtgcacttcacaaaatagatggcatcattagcAAGGaaaaatgtggatatattgaagcaacatttcaagaaatcagtcaggaaatcagtcaggaagttgggtcttccaaatggaaaatgacccaAGCATAAGTTGTGGCAAaacagcttaaggacaacaaagtcaaggtattggagtggctatcacaaacccctgacctcaatcctatagaaattttgtgggcagaactgaaaaagcgttaatctaactgcttaactattaatctgtacatggaatttcatttgtttttttttcaggAAAATGCCACAGGCACTATCCTTAGAAAAAAAAGcggtgtacatttgcaaatactgtgtccAATCATCATGTGtcaagaatgcaacaaagatgcagaatcatctggccaagtgcatacagttccctcagcgctcacaacaagcaacctctgacaaaagtccctctacttctattcgaggtgaaaatgatgaatcagacaccttaacgatagcaacagctcatggtcctcctggatcAGATTTtgttttttgactcaatggagggaCGAAGTCAGAAATGCTGATTAATGTCTTTCTCGAGCTgagtatgcaactggttcacctctgatgctcacaggcaatgtgtattggaagagatttctgaatgtttttCGCCCAGCTTACAActctccaaccagacatgctttatctacttatttgctggatgcagagttcaagtgaaggtcaagcaaatcatagagaaagcagactattGCAATCATTCTGATGGGTGGTtaaatgttcgtgggcaaggaataattaagtACATCATCTCCAGCCTTCAaacagtattctacaagagcacaacagacaggtctctacattgcagatgagctgaaccAGTCATCAATGACCAAatacagaaggtatttgcactggtgacagacaatgctgcgaacatgaaagctgcttggtctaaagtggaggagtcctaccctcacattacacccattggctgtgctgctcatgcattgaatctgctcctcaaggacatcatggcactgaagtAAGCCAAGGAAACGGCTACAAGTAAGCCAAGGAAACGGTttggtatgtgaagggtcatcaagttatagcagcaatctacttCACCAAGCTAAGTGAGAAGAAgcttgaagctgcccagcaacacccgttggggtggtgttgtcatcatgtttgacagtctcctggaggggaaggagtctccatatcacagtctgccgatgtggacagccccatcaagaggatcctcctggattatgtattttgggagagagtggtaaagtagcttgaaacctatagcagtagccattgaacggattgagggagacaatagcatcctgtctgatgttcagactccgCTTGaggatgtaagagaagaaatcggtactgccctgcccacttcactgttgctccaagcagaggaaactgcagttctgaaatgcaCCAAAAAAAGTTTAGACTTCTACCTGAGGCCCATAGACGCAGCAGCATACATGTTGGACCTCAAGTATGCttgcaagagcatcctgtctggtgcagagatcaatgAGGCCTATGGTATTATCACTACCGTGTcttgccaccttggcctggatgagggcaaggttcttggcagtctggaaaagtacacttccaagcaagggctttgggttGGAGATGCAATACGGCAGTCAtaccaacatatctcatcagccacctggtggaagagactttgtggatctgaggctctttcccctattgcctccatcatcctccaaatcccaccaacatcagccatcTCAGAGAGCAACTGGTACTTGTTTGGGAACACCCACACCAAAGTATGCAACatgctgaccaatacaagggttgacaaattggtggccatccgggcaaatttgaggccttttgagcctgacaacatgccatcctcaacaaggttagAAAGGGGCAgttgaagatgaggcctcagtctgatgttcaggaggtggacattgagaaggtccagggagaagacatggaagcctgagaggaagacaaccaaagctttagtttatAGACTattattttacagatgtatgttgaaaacgttttcGGGAGATACGATGGTTCATAGGGGATCAAACAATATTCCATTTCTTTTGTTGTTctgtgaaatcatcccatgtgaagtcaactcatttaattaaagttcaattcataactaaattgttttttacattttctattggaaggatttaaataatttgcaattatgtctaatTATTACAAGGTAAAAAaggtttctgtttctgtctccatatgatatggtaaatatatccaatgcaaaaaaatatatatatacatttaaatggtattaattttaatttgcatatatttccattaattcccacggaaagtttccaccgcTGAATATtctccaaaatgtgcaacccACATCAcctcccatgcttcacggtgggaaccacacatgcggagatcatctgttcacctactctacatctcacaaagacacggcggttggaaccaaaaatctcaaatttggactcagaccataggacagatttccaccggtctaatgaccatcgctcgtgtttcttggcccaagcaaatcttcttactattggtgtcctttagtagtggtttattttttagcaattcgaccataaaggcctgattcacgcagtctcctctgaacagttgatgttgagatgtgtctgttgcttgaactctgagaatcatttatttgggccgcaatctgaggtgcagttaactctaacttttcctctacagcagaggaaactctgggtcttcctttcctttggcggtcctcatgagagccagtttcctcATAACCTTAATTTCTTAAAGGtttgatggactgtcgtttccaTTTGCTTATTTGGGATGTTCaagccataatatggacttggtattttacaaaATATgggtatcttctgtataccacccctacaactgattggctcaaacgcattaaggaaagaaattccacaaatatacttttaacaaggcacacctgttaattgaaatggattccaggtgacaaccccatgaagctggttgagagaatgccaagagtatgcaaagctgtcatcaaggcaaagggtggctactttcaacACTCAAATATAACATTTTGATTTAACATTTtcttggttactaaatgattccatgtgttatttcatagttttgatgtctttattctacaatgtagaaaatataaaaaataaagaaactcttgaacgagtaagtgtgtccaaacttttgacttgtaccaCACACAACTGTTCAAaggtttgaggtcacttagaaatgttcttgtttctgaaagaaaagcacattttttatccattaaaataacacaacattgatcagaaacacagtgtagtgtagacattgttcatgttgtaaattactattgtacaAAATTAAAAAtggaatggaatatctacacgggagtgatggttgctgataattggcctGTTCCAATGGCAGACACGGTTGAGCTAACCCACTTTAGTACTACGTTTTTCACTGGTTTCTATAATCAAACGATTCTATCACAGAAcatcagggacagagaaaggAGTAAAGAGGAAGGAGTGGTTATGCTCACTGTCCAGATGGATGAGGGGATCCGAGGGTTTCGCCGCCTCGGTGGCTGTGGCTGGCGGGCAATTCTTGTACTTCTCAACTGGGGAGCCAGTAGGACACACAACATCCAGACAGTGACCACTTAGTCCATGCCCCCCACTAACTACATACTACTACCATCAAACTGTTTTTACAACAAAGACTTGCTTTAGTAGTGTATAAGCACATATATTTAACATTCCTGAACGAGGACAATACAGTGTATGGCAAGAGAGGGTGGAACTAGATTATCCCTTATGGTAGAGCAGACCAAGATGCCACTGTTAAGACAATGCTGCCATCTGGTGGCTAAAGGACGCAtgaccaccaccacaaccacaataCTATAAAGTACAGCACTCAAACTCAACTCCGGActtcgaagccagttccactgcttaaaaaaaagaagaagttgggactgatttagacctggcacaccaggtgggtgcaattaattatcaggtagaacagaaaactagCAGGCTCCGGATCTCATTGGGTAAGAGTTGAGTTCCCCTGCTACACGGTATCTCCAAGTAAAGGTTGGTTGAAAATATACTGTATTGTCATCTTCAATGGACTACaatagttaaactagtaatatgcCACAACAAGTAGCCCAAGTACAAACAATAGGCACCGAATCATATGGCCACATTTTTTTGAATAAAGCAAAAGAGAGAAAATACTATACCATTGTCGCCATATTCCAACCGAACGGCTAGACCCAGCAACCAGTCCActgactcctgtctctcttcgACAGTGAATGGGCAATTCACATCTTGAAGATACTGCATAGGAAACAGAGTCAGGCTCATGTTCCGTAGGGAGAAAACTTGCCCCAGTGTGCCCTCCTGACTAGGTGTACCGTACTCTTCTTCATTGAAGAACCTCCATTGGGGTTGTGAAATTACCATCCCTGTTCCCTGACCAGAAAGCGCCCTCTGTCCTCGAATCCTCTTTCCCCTTACCGCTCTCTCAAAAATGGCAGTTGGAAAGAGGATCACAGCTATGGAGACC
Coding sequences within:
- the LOC135507844 gene encoding RNA transcription, translation and transport factor protein-like isoform X1, with protein sequence MFRRKLTALDYHNPSGFDCKDETEFRNFIVWLEDQKIRHYKIEDRGNLRNIPSSGWPKSFEQYLQDVNCPFTVEERQESVDWLLGLAVRLEYGDNGSPVEKYKNCPPATATEAAKPSDPLIHLDSSNPDFKAGVLGLASLLKIQRHDDYLVMLKAIRILIQERLTPEAIAKASQSKEGLPVALDKHILGFDTGDATLNEAAQILRLLHIEELRDLQTRINEAIVAVQAVIADPKTDHRLGKVGR
- the LOC135507844 gene encoding RNA transcription, translation and transport factor protein-like isoform X2 is translated as MFRRKLTALDYHNPSGFDCKDETEFRNFIVWLEDQKIRHYKIEDRGNLRNIPSSGWPKSFEQYLQDVNCPFTVEERQESVDWLLGLAVRLEYGDNVEKYKNCPPATATEAAKPSDPLIHLDSSNPDFKAGVLGLASLLKIQRHDDYLVMLKAIRILIQERLTPEAIAKASQSKEGLPVALDKHILGFDTGDATLNEAAQILRLLHIEELRDLQTRINEAIVAVQAVIADPKTDHRLGKVGR